In a single window of the Arachis hypogaea cultivar Tifrunner chromosome 6, arahy.Tifrunner.gnm2.J5K5, whole genome shotgun sequence genome:
- the LOC112696177 gene encoding BTB/POZ and MATH domain-containing protein 2 → MGKILRETGKPSSSTASPSSSSAPATTSSTSVTETVRGSHHFKITGYSLSKGIGIGKYVASDTFSVGGYDWAIYFYPDGKSVEDNATYVSLFIALASDGTDVRALFELTLLDQSGKERHKVHSHFERTLESGPYTLKYRGSMWGYKRFFKRTALETSDYLKDDCLSVNCSVGVVRSHTEGPRIYSIGIPPSNIGEQFGQLLESGRGTDVSFEVNGEIFAAHKLVLAARSPVFRAQLFGPMKDQNTDCIRVEDMEAPVFKASLHYMYWDTLPDLHELTGLNTKWATTLMAQHLLAAADRYALERLRLMCEASLCEDVAINTVATTLALAEQHHCFQLKAVCLKFIATSENLRAVMQTDGFDYLKESCPSVLTELLEYVARFTEHSDLMFKHRNDVLLDGSDINGRRVKQRLYNN, encoded by the exons ATGGGTAAGATTCTCCGAGAAACCGGGAAACCGTCCTCCAGTACTGCTTCGCCGTCATCGTCTTCAGCTCCGGCAACGACGTCGTCTACGTCCGTGACCGAAACAGTTAGGGGGTCTCATCATTTCAAGATCACGGGGTATTCTCTCTCAAAGGGGATTGGAATTGGGAAATACGTGGCCTCGGATACGTTCTCGGTTGGTGGGTACGATTGGGCGATCTACTTTTACCCTGATGGAAAGAGCGTTGAGGACAATGCCACCTACGTTTCTCTCTTCATCGCTCTCGCCAGCGACGGTACCGACGTTAGGGCGCTTTTTGAGCTGACCCTTTTGGATCAGAGCGGGAAGGAGAGGCACAAGGTCCATAGCCATTTCGAGAGGACGCTCGAAAGCGGGCCGTACACGTTGAAGTACCGGGGTAGCATGTG GGGTTACAAACGATTCTTTAAGAGAACGGCTCTAGAAACATCTGACTACCTTAAAGATGATTGCCTATCTGTGAATTGTAGTGTTGGTGTGGTGAGATCACACACAGAAGGCCCTAGAATCTATTCTATAGGAATTCCTCCATCTAACATTGGTGAGCAATTTGGTCAACTACTGGAAAGCGGAAGAGGAACTGATGTGAGTTTTGAAGTGAATGGAGAAATTTTTGCGGCCCATAAATTGGTACTAGCTGCACGATCACCCGTTTTCAGAGCCCAACTTTTTGGTCCTATGAAAGATCAGAATACTGATTGTATAAGAGTTGAAGATATGGAGGCTCCAGTCTTTAAG GCATCACTTCATTATATGTACTGGGACACACTACCTGATTTGCATGAGCTAACTGGACTGAACACAAAATGGGCAACTACCTTGATGGCTCAACATCTGCTAGCGGCAGCTGATCGGTATGCCTTAGAGAGGCTTAGGTTGATGTGTGAAGCAAGTCTCTGTGAAGATGTTGCAATAAACACTGTGGCTACGACTTTAGCTTTAGCAGAGCAGCATCATTGTTTTCAGCTGAAAGCAGTCTGTCTCAAGTTTATTGCAACCTCCGAAAACCTCAGAG CCGTGATGCAAACTGATGGGTTTGACTACTTGAAGGAAAGTTGCCCTTCTGTACTGACAGAGCTACTGGAGTATGTGGCTAGATTCACTGAGCATTCGGACTTGATGTTCAAGCACAGGAATGATGTACTCCTTGATGGCAGCGACATAAATGGGAGGCGGGTGAAGCAAAGGCTTTATAATAACTAA